A single genomic interval of Candidatus Jordarchaeales archaeon harbors:
- the hisA gene encoding 1-(5-phosphoribosyl)-5-[(5-phosphoribosylamino)methylideneamino]imidazole-4-carboxamide isomerase, with protein MIVMPSVDILRGKCVRLTEGKVGSECVFFEDPLQAALLWESEGADALHIVDLDGALGTGNNLEHVKRIIENVSIDVEVGGGIRTLDAAVKLYAMGAERVIVGSLAIKEPATVRRLVEEIGGEHVMVALDYVGEEIVIGGWIERSTRNIYEMAREMEGIGVKWILATSVRRDGTLKGADVDTISKLVKETKLKIVASGGIRSISDIIELKRVGSSGVVVGKALYMGVFSLKDAKRAARDC; from the coding sequence CAGTCGACATTCTTAGGGGAAAGTGTGTTAGGCTTACTGAGGGAAAAGTAGGAAGTGAGTGCGTTTTCTTTGAAGACCCGCTCCAAGCGGCGTTGCTTTGGGAGAGTGAAGGGGCAGATGCTCTGCATATAGTCGACTTGGACGGAGCCCTAGGTACGGGAAACAACTTGGAACACGTTAAAAGAATAATCGAGAACGTGTCAATCGATGTAGAGGTTGGAGGGGGAATTAGGACGTTAGATGCAGCGGTTAAACTATACGCCATGGGAGCCGAGAGAGTTATAGTTGGGTCGCTTGCAATTAAAGAACCAGCCACGGTAAGGAGACTCGTTGAGGAAATAGGTGGAGAGCACGTTATGGTCGCGCTTGACTATGTGGGAGAAGAAATTGTAATCGGTGGATGGATAGAAAGAAGTACGAGGAATATCTATGAGATGGCACGTGAAATGGAGGGTATCGGTGTTAAGTGGATTCTAGCGACATCTGTTAGGCGAGATGGAACGCTGAAAGGGGCAGATGTTGACACTATATCGAAACTCGTAAAGGAAACTAAACTGAAGATTGTAGCTTCAGGCGGCATTAGAAGTATAAGCGATATCATTGAACTTAAGAGAGTAGGTAGTAGTGGGGTTGTGGTAGGTAAAGCGCTTTACATGGGGGTCTTCTCTCTCAAAGATGCTAAAAGGGCGGCGAGAGATTGCTAG
- the hisF gene encoding imidazole glycerol phosphate synthase subunit HisF encodes MLAKRIIPCLDVKDGRVVKGVCFENLRDAGDPAELAQFYDEQNADELVFLDITASSDRRQILIDVVKRTADRVFIPFTVGGGIRSLDDIRQVLCAGADKVAINTAAVKNPEIVRDAAEKFGSQCIVCAIDAKRVRVCEEVEGKTVIKTPEGEFWWEVYIYGGRTPTGIDAVKWACTVEELGAGEILLTSIDYDGTMKGYDIPLTREICKRTKIPVIASGGAGTPEHIYRVLTEGGADAALAASIFHYGIYSINDVKKYLFERGVHVRL; translated from the coding sequence TTGCTAGCAAAAAGGATTATACCTTGCCTCGATGTGAAAGATGGAAGAGTAGTTAAGGGGGTCTGCTTCGAGAACTTGAGAGATGCGGGAGACCCAGCAGAGCTCGCGCAGTTCTACGATGAGCAAAACGCCGACGAACTAGTCTTTTTAGATATAACCGCCTCAAGTGACAGGAGACAGATACTGATAGATGTTGTTAAGAGAACAGCGGACAGGGTATTCATTCCCTTTACGGTTGGGGGAGGAATAAGGAGTCTAGACGATATAAGGCAGGTGTTGTGTGCAGGGGCAGATAAAGTTGCAATAAACACGGCGGCAGTTAAGAACCCGGAGATAGTAAGGGATGCCGCTGAGAAGTTTGGCAGCCAGTGTATAGTGTGCGCAATAGACGCAAAGAGGGTAAGGGTTTGCGAGGAGGTCGAGGGCAAGACTGTCATAAAGACGCCTGAGGGAGAATTTTGGTGGGAAGTCTACATATATGGAGGACGAACGCCGACGGGAATTGACGCCGTAAAGTGGGCGTGCACCGTTGAAGAGCTAGGAGCCGGAGAAATTCTACTTACAAGCATCGATTACGACGGAACAATGAAGGGATATGATATTCCCCTCACCAGAGAAATATGTAAAAGAACTAAGATACCGGTGATCGCCAGCGGTGGTGCTGGCACCCCTGAACACATATATCGCGTGTTGACGGAGGGAGGGGCCGACGCTGCGCTAGCGGCTTCAATATTCCACTATGGCATTTATTCCATAAACGATGTTAAAAAGTACCTGTTTGAGAGAGGAGTCCATGTGAGGTTGTAG
- the hisIE gene encoding bifunctional phosphoribosyl-AMP cyclohydrolase/phosphoribosyl-ATP diphosphatase HisIE, producing MEREKIFEKLNFEKGGGLIPVVVQDVKTKEVLMLGYMNKEALEKTLTTGFMHYYSRSRGRLWMKGEESGHYQVVREAFYDCDGDTLLFKVEQIEACCHEGYYTCFHNKIVGGEEAFERKFDPGKVYGKAKILDEVFKIVQERIEKPRDNSYVSGLVKQGDDAVIRKVGEEAIELILAAKNQVKEEIVNEATDLIFHILILLARRGIKLEEIYVTLENRRKKASTRE from the coding sequence ATGGAGCGCGAAAAAATCTTTGAAAAGCTGAACTTCGAAAAAGGAGGAGGATTAATACCGGTGGTTGTCCAAGACGTTAAAACAAAAGAAGTTTTAATGTTAGGTTATATGAATAAAGAAGCATTAGAGAAAACGCTCACAACAGGGTTCATGCACTATTATAGTAGAAGTAGAGGACGGCTTTGGATGAAAGGGGAGGAATCTGGACACTACCAAGTAGTACGAGAAGCATTCTATGACTGTGACGGCGACACACTACTTTTTAAAGTCGAACAAATAGAAGCATGCTGCCATGAGGGCTACTATACATGCTTCCACAACAAAATAGTAGGGGGAGAAGAAGCTTTTGAGAGAAAATTTGACCCAGGCAAGGTTTACGGTAAAGCAAAAATTTTGGATGAAGTCTTCAAAATAGTGCAGGAACGCATAGAGAAACCCAGAGACAATTCTTATGTTTCAGGTTTAGTGAAGCAGGGAGACGACGCAGTCATACGAAAAGTTGGGGAAGAAGCCATAGAACTAATCCTAGCAGCAAAGAATCAGGTAAAAGAGGAAATAGTGAATGAGGCAACGGATTTAATATTCCACATCCTCATTCTTCTAGCAAGAAGAGGGATAAAACTAGAGGAAATTTATGTCACACTGGAAAATAGGAGAAAGAAGGCTAGTACACGGGAGTAA
- a CDS encoding branched-chain amino acid transaminase yields MSEERADYCWLNGKFVKWENAMVHIKTHALHYGSGVFEGIRGYGTEDGNVLIFRLREHIDRLFYSAKVYRMKVPYSKEEICEAIVELVRRNNFHETVYIRPIVFRGYGPLGLNPINVPVEAAIYVVPFGRYLGPDALEKGVRCMFSSWERISPRALPPEVKACGQYINSILAKLEAIEHGFDEALFLDHRGFVAEGSGENLFAVKNGELITPPTYASILKGITRDTVITLAKEELGIPVIERDITRAELYNMDEVFITGTAGEITPVIEIDKIPIGDGKPGPITRKLQKAFSDVTLGKNPKYEHWVTPVY; encoded by the coding sequence ATGTCTGAGGAGCGCGCTGACTACTGCTGGCTTAATGGGAAGTTTGTAAAGTGGGAAAACGCCATGGTTCACATTAAGACGCACGCACTCCATTATGGCAGTGGAGTCTTCGAGGGGATAAGAGGATATGGAACCGAAGATGGCAACGTCTTGATATTCCGGTTGCGCGAACACATAGACCGATTGTTTTATTCTGCTAAGGTTTACAGGATGAAGGTGCCTTACAGCAAAGAAGAGATTTGTGAAGCCATCGTTGAACTTGTGAGGCGGAACAACTTTCACGAAACAGTTTACATTAGGCCCATAGTTTTTAGGGGATATGGTCCTCTAGGCTTGAATCCAATTAATGTGCCTGTTGAAGCAGCAATTTACGTGGTCCCATTCGGGCGTTACCTAGGCCCTGACGCTCTTGAAAAAGGTGTTCGTTGCATGTTTTCCTCTTGGGAGAGAATTTCTCCAAGAGCTCTGCCTCCTGAAGTTAAGGCGTGTGGCCAATACATCAACAGCATTTTGGCAAAGCTTGAAGCTATTGAACATGGTTTTGACGAAGCCCTGTTCCTAGATCATCGCGGTTTCGTCGCAGAAGGGTCCGGAGAGAATTTATTTGCAGTGAAAAATGGAGAACTAATTACTCCACCTACTTATGCCTCAATACTTAAGGGAATTACACGCGATACTGTAATCACGCTTGCAAAAGAAGAGCTTGGAATACCTGTAATTGAGCGAGACATCACTCGAGCCGAGCTTTACAACATGGACGAGGTTTTCATTACAGGAACAGCAGGCGAAATTACACCAGTGATAGAAATAGACAAGATACCCATTGGAGATGGAAAGCCTGGACCTATTACTAGAAAGCTTCAAAAAGCTTTCTCAGATGTTACGTTAGGTAAGAATCCAAAATACGAGCACTGGGTTACTCCCGTGTACTAG
- a CDS encoding gamma carbonic anhydrase family protein encodes MPILEFQGKHPRIHKNAYVSPQATIIGDVEIGEYSSVWPGCVIRGDFGKVQIGSYTNIQDGTIIHARSEAAPVIIGNFTSIGSNVVMHGCYCGDMVVVGDGAIIFEGATIGEGALVAPGSIVAPNTVIPPRTSVAGAPAAQVRVLSREDTTRFKENAELIARVFAKLKKWTT; translated from the coding sequence ATGCCTATATTAGAATTTCAAGGGAAGCACCCAAGAATTCACAAAAACGCGTATGTTAGCCCTCAAGCAACAATAATCGGCGATGTTGAAATAGGCGAATATTCAAGTGTATGGCCGGGCTGCGTCATAAGAGGGGACTTCGGGAAAGTACAGATCGGAAGTTACACTAACATTCAGGACGGAACTATAATCCATGCGCGCTCAGAGGCAGCGCCGGTTATAATAGGGAATTTCACTTCGATAGGAAGCAATGTTGTTATGCACGGTTGCTATTGTGGTGACATGGTAGTAGTAGGAGATGGAGCAATAATCTTTGAGGGCGCAACAATAGGTGAAGGGGCCCTAGTTGCTCCTGGATCAATAGTAGCTCCGAACACTGTAATACCTCCGAGAACGAGCGTAGCTGGCGCACCTGCAGCTCAAGTTAGAGTGCTCTCAAGGGAGGACACAACAAGGTTCAAAGAAAACGCCGAGCTCATTGCACGGGTCTTTGCAAAGCTCAAAAAGTGGACAACTTGA
- a CDS encoding archaeosine biosynthesis radical SAM protein RaSEA codes for MNVKNISNIVSHYSSRLREEHLSSRKSIDAVAPRFWVEPDRVLEKPGHALVVILPTLGCHWAITSGGCAMCGYIYDGARSPLPPDFLIKQFKAAYEKIVPLTPPVSVKIFTSGSFFDEREVPEQVRNEIFRIISKEDKIEEVIVETRPEFVREETISNSVKALEGKTLTVAIGLETVNDNIRALMNKGFTLEDFNSALQTLKSLGVRVKVYLLVKPPFLKEVEAVIDTEKSIMHLSKMGVDVVSLNPCTVHKGTFLELLWERGEYRPPWLWSLTKIILDIHGKTKTTIICTPTASGRPRGPHNCGACDRQVDAALRHFSVTQDVRQLEIVDCQCKLEWKLYCQDELIAH; via the coding sequence ATGAACGTTAAAAACATAAGCAATATCGTTTCGCACTACTCCTCTAGGTTAAGAGAAGAGCACCTTTCATCCAGGAAATCAATTGACGCAGTGGCTCCGAGGTTTTGGGTGGAGCCAGATCGCGTCCTCGAAAAACCAGGTCATGCCCTTGTAGTTATCCTGCCAACGTTGGGGTGCCATTGGGCTATTACGTCCGGTGGTTGCGCCATGTGCGGCTACATATACGACGGCGCGCGCTCCCCCCTACCACCCGACTTCCTCATAAAACAGTTCAAAGCGGCTTACGAAAAAATAGTGCCTCTAACCCCTCCCGTAAGTGTCAAAATATTCACGTCTGGAAGTTTCTTCGATGAAAGGGAAGTTCCTGAACAAGTGAGAAATGAAATATTTCGCATTATTTCTAAAGAAGACAAAATAGAGGAAGTAATAGTTGAAACTCGGCCTGAATTCGTAAGGGAAGAAACAATAAGTAACTCGGTTAAAGCTCTCGAAGGAAAAACGTTGACCGTAGCTATAGGGCTAGAAACCGTGAACGACAATATCAGAGCGCTTATGAATAAGGGTTTTACTCTTGAAGACTTCAACTCTGCTCTGCAAACGTTGAAGAGTCTAGGAGTTAGGGTCAAAGTTTATCTCTTGGTTAAACCCCCGTTCTTAAAAGAGGTTGAAGCCGTGATCGACACAGAGAAATCCATCATGCATTTGTCGAAAATGGGGGTTGACGTCGTATCGCTAAACCCCTGCACTGTGCATAAAGGAACATTCTTGGAACTCCTATGGGAAAGAGGAGAATACAGACCCCCGTGGCTTTGGTCTTTGACAAAGATAATACTCGACATACATGGAAAAACGAAAACCACGATAATTTGTACTCCTACAGCTTCAGGTCGCCCCAGAGGGCCACATAACTGCGGAGCGTGTGACAGGCAGGTGGATGCGGCTTTAAGACATTTCTCAGTAACCCAGGATGTCAGGCAACTAGAAATTGTCGATTGCCAATGCAAGTTAGAATGGAAACTTTACTGTCAAGACGAGCTAATAGCACACTAG
- a CDS encoding DUF5591 domain-containing protein has product MLRHDGPGRITRVKVGSKVFSTPNLVFNFTVGSFNPPPQLEVVAIHEREALPNVEGKIKIVPIPSPLIFGAEESLNYGLSLKADILLVSTPMITHLRDLTVALLDELIESMKTVRKIASSLPIAAPLYYLQDKSLRSMLLSEMSKLEFPIYVLKGLEDILRNPRVLVSFLNEINYTIGPNALLYAPGKIPPSYYLHLVYLGVDLFDVSAIIDSTIKNLYFFGGEWYPLSSIGDLPCLCEACLHLKDSLLSSEERRQLLFNHNILSALNLLRKASFLIKQSRLREGVEEACHYLPELAAILRISDKTAYSMLEKYTPVSGKGKVYCIGPESYNRPSISRFRSRVAARYTPPKNVTLVLLLPCSARKPYSRSPSHRLFRKIITESGVKGVCEGIVTSPLGLVPRELEEVYPAAHYDVPVTGDWDQEEIRITAECIANYLNKFPDDCPVVAHLDGGYLQACKKAGELAGRDIIYTEVEGDLTSSSSLSSLKKILSRFSQNQGEIDYLKEVFKKTADYQFGLGAGEMLLSESAMVKTGQEKLLYEKGILLASISPSTGFIVPTLEGGKRLAHFSHWVIFKGEYVKGSSVMVPGVEDADPQIRPGDIVFVVSSSKELIGIGEAVLNGEEMLKLSRGVAVKLKFTKKRDSNER; this is encoded by the coding sequence GTGCTTCGCCACGACGGTCCTGGAAGAATTACCCGCGTCAAAGTGGGCTCAAAAGTTTTTAGTACTCCAAATTTAGTTTTCAACTTCACCGTAGGATCTTTTAATCCACCTCCTCAACTAGAAGTTGTTGCTATCCACGAGAGAGAAGCGTTACCTAACGTTGAAGGAAAAATCAAGATTGTTCCAATTCCAAGCCCTTTAATTTTTGGTGCAGAGGAGTCCCTAAACTACGGGCTGAGTTTAAAAGCTGACATTCTCTTGGTTTCAACTCCAATGATCACCCACTTGCGCGATTTAACAGTCGCCCTACTTGACGAGCTTATTGAAAGCATGAAAACGGTAAGAAAAATTGCCAGCAGTCTTCCAATAGCTGCTCCCCTTTACTACCTCCAAGATAAGTCTCTTAGGAGCATGCTTCTCTCAGAGATGAGTAAACTAGAATTTCCCATCTATGTTCTAAAAGGACTGGAAGATATTCTCCGCAACCCCAGAGTTTTAGTCTCTTTCCTTAATGAAATCAACTACACTATAGGCCCCAACGCACTTTTATATGCTCCAGGAAAAATCCCTCCCTCATACTACCTTCACCTAGTATACCTGGGGGTTGATCTTTTCGACGTCTCAGCCATTATCGATTCAACCATAAAAAATCTCTATTTTTTCGGAGGCGAGTGGTATCCGCTCAGTTCGATAGGCGACCTACCATGTCTCTGTGAAGCTTGTCTCCACCTAAAAGACTCCTTGTTAAGCAGCGAGGAGAGACGTCAACTTCTTTTTAACCACAATATTCTATCAGCGTTAAATTTGCTTAGAAAAGCTTCTTTCCTAATTAAACAGTCGCGGCTCCGCGAAGGTGTAGAGGAGGCCTGTCACTACTTACCAGAGCTAGCAGCAATTCTCAGAATATCTGACAAAACTGCTTACTCTATGCTGGAAAAGTATACTCCTGTCTCCGGCAAAGGCAAAGTTTACTGCATAGGACCTGAATCCTACAATAGGCCATCTATTTCCCGCTTCAGAAGCAGAGTGGCTGCGCGCTATACGCCCCCGAAAAATGTTACCCTCGTTCTCCTCCTACCTTGCTCTGCGAGAAAACCTTATTCTCGCTCGCCGTCCCACAGACTTTTCAGGAAAATTATAACTGAGTCGGGAGTTAAAGGGGTATGTGAAGGCATAGTGACGTCCCCCCTTGGACTAGTTCCGCGGGAACTCGAAGAAGTGTACCCAGCAGCACACTACGATGTCCCAGTGACCGGAGACTGGGATCAAGAAGAGATAAGAATCACCGCAGAGTGCATTGCAAATTACTTAAACAAATTTCCTGACGACTGTCCAGTAGTAGCGCACCTTGACGGTGGATACCTGCAAGCCTGTAAAAAGGCAGGCGAACTAGCTGGAAGGGACATAATATACACAGAAGTGGAAGGAGACCTTACCAGTTCTTCTTCGTTGTCTTCTTTAAAGAAGATTCTTTCACGCTTTTCACAAAACCAAGGAGAAATAGACTACTTAAAGGAAGTTTTCAAGAAAACAGCAGACTACCAATTTGGACTTGGGGCAGGAGAAATGTTGCTTTCCGAGTCCGCTATGGTTAAGACGGGACAAGAAAAACTTCTTTACGAAAAAGGGATTTTACTGGCTAGTATATCTCCCTCAACAGGGTTCATTGTACCAACACTTGAGGGGGGGAAGCGGCTTGCACATTTCAGCCACTGGGTTATATTCAAGGGCGAATACGTTAAAGGTTCATCGGTGATGGTTCCCGGGGTGGAAGACGCCGATCCTCAAATAAGGCCCGGCGATATAGTCTTTGTTGTAAGCTCGTCCAAAGAGTTAATTGGTATCGGTGAAGCCGTTCTAAATGGGGAAGAAATGCTTAAGCTTAGCCGCGGCGTAGCTGTAAAGCTAAAATTCACTAAAAAGAGGGACTCTAATGAACGTTAA
- a CDS encoding MBL fold metallo-hydrolase: MGKEVICDGHENGYKVRIVTHAHSDHTCSLKESVRKCDLVISTKETKDILMALGRREAKLLVSANGGDTIKYGEEKIKLIPVEHILGTVQVLVEREDGTRCLYSSDFKLHGAPTVNCDVLVLDSTYGSPDYIRPDLNEVYDALLTIVEDHLAKGRPVHVFGFVGKLQDAMAFLRESKVDAPFIVSPRMYRVSKVYEKYGFDLGEFYSSEGVIGGKILEKGETHVAFFTPFEKHRSNIDCVHVELTGWLFRTPYIRKGENKYIVALSGHADFNQLIQYVERCRPKYVITDNSRGGQAEKLAKEIEKRLGIYASPSPLKNTKKLVLDN; this comes from the coding sequence TTGGGTAAGGAGGTTATATGCGACGGACATGAAAACGGATACAAAGTGAGAATAGTTACTCACGCTCATTCAGATCATACATGCAGTTTAAAGGAGAGTGTTAGGAAGTGCGACCTCGTTATTTCGACTAAGGAAACGAAAGATATACTGATGGCTTTGGGGAGGAGGGAGGCGAAGCTTCTAGTGTCAGCTAATGGCGGCGACACCATAAAGTATGGAGAAGAAAAGATTAAGCTTATCCCCGTGGAGCATATTCTAGGAACGGTACAGGTGCTCGTCGAGAGAGAGGATGGAACACGGTGCCTTTATAGCAGTGACTTCAAACTCCATGGCGCGCCGACAGTTAATTGTGACGTTTTAGTCCTCGACTCGACTTACGGTTCACCTGACTACATAAGACCCGACTTAAATGAAGTCTACGACGCACTCCTCACTATAGTTGAGGATCACTTGGCTAAAGGAAGGCCGGTTCATGTTTTTGGATTTGTGGGAAAGCTCCAAGACGCAATGGCCTTTCTTAGAGAGAGCAAAGTGGATGCTCCTTTCATAGTCTCACCCAGAATGTACAGGGTGTCAAAGGTCTATGAGAAATATGGATTCGACTTAGGTGAATTCTATTCTTCAGAGGGGGTCATAGGGGGAAAAATATTGGAAAAAGGAGAGACACACGTCGCATTTTTCACACCTTTCGAGAAACATCGTTCAAACATAGACTGCGTGCACGTAGAGTTGACAGGATGGCTCTTTAGAACGCCATACATCAGAAAAGGGGAAAATAAGTACATAGTTGCACTTAGTGGGCACGCTGACTTCAACCAATTAATACAATATGTTGAAAGGTGTAGGCCAAAATACGTAATAACAGATAACTCGCGTGGAGGTCAAGCCGAGAAATTAGCCAAGGAAATAGAGAAGAGGTTGGGAATATACGCTAGTCCCTCTCCACTGAAAAACACTAAAAAGCTAGTTCTCGACAACTAA
- a CDS encoding anaerobic ribonucleoside-triphosphate reductase: MKPALNHSEENVKEERTDETFWSSLMPAVRTNRGMIEPFDVRKIIDSLVKEAGVSREVASEVAKNVVKRIISANIQWLSGPMIREMCCSVLAEMGLIEARKRYTRIGIPIYDLNEMILNPLQHTWNANLQINPETIAKVVYDRVMTEHTYLTLPGHLEVTVPSGKKLVFDTNIADAHLNGDNYHKDREYTSIRDYCASWDPRLFIVQGLEPDGLRGMHSSSAGPPKHLAVFVNHAAIWLATWQSNMSGGQGFHNWMEGIAWYLRGLKQEEALKSAAQFVAEMNQPALGLTDELYQKFSQVPREIIEAIVAYVLKRVAKREVEQACQHTPYIATQQYVARGGQVPFTSIDIGPGIKKEFMNEPVILPGGKTSEKYVYGDFVDEVKTYFVEFMKVMYYGDRYGKPFNYPKLNIELREEWMKPEFEEAYIWAARLAAKYGLPYFVNYLNWRKKIIGGCVSCCSHTWGAKTPEQVEEYITGNAVYGAIQMDTPNPVASAARTMGKDEDAFFEDFGRIINEITVPSLLYRYEVVKRIKRLGLAPLYNVKRPNGKDMIVPEERELLIGTIGFAETVEIVTGYPLWHEEGLKFAVKILKFMNELAKEWSEETGLIFEVTRTPAESAAGKLARILYERYPEVRPYLRGKYPNVYLTNSVHQPVDADIPLDERIKKEAMFAPLLGGGFLQHIFLNDVYPDPYALWKFIVKIARNTLTAYFDFTVDIWICPDCRSQGRIDWRNTHFDSVKELLEFKCPKCGSQKAEIYSRITGYLQGVKGTWNDAKREEFLERRRYNLNVYP, translated from the coding sequence GTGAAGCCCGCCCTCAATCATAGTGAAGAGAATGTGAAAGAAGAAAGAACTGATGAAACTTTCTGGAGCTCGTTGATGCCTGCAGTTAGAACAAACCGAGGAATGATAGAGCCTTTTGACGTTAGAAAAATAATTGACAGTCTCGTTAAGGAGGCTGGTGTCAGCAGGGAGGTTGCTTCTGAAGTAGCTAAGAATGTCGTTAAGCGCATAATCTCAGCGAACATTCAGTGGCTTTCAGGCCCAATGATACGGGAAATGTGCTGCTCCGTCCTGGCTGAAATGGGTCTTATAGAAGCCAGAAAACGCTACACTAGGATAGGTATACCTATTTATGACCTGAACGAAATGATCCTTAACCCGCTGCAGCACACTTGGAACGCTAACCTACAAATAAACCCTGAAACTATTGCCAAAGTCGTTTATGACCGTGTAATGACCGAACATACATACCTAACTTTGCCAGGACACTTGGAAGTAACCGTTCCTAGTGGGAAAAAATTAGTGTTTGACACTAACATTGCAGATGCTCACTTGAATGGCGATAACTACCATAAAGACAGGGAGTACACGAGTATAAGAGACTACTGTGCGTCGTGGGATCCCCGCCTGTTCATTGTTCAAGGACTGGAGCCCGACGGCTTAAGAGGAATGCACTCTTCAAGTGCTGGTCCACCAAAACACTTGGCAGTATTTGTTAACCATGCAGCTATATGGTTAGCGACGTGGCAAAGCAACATGTCTGGGGGTCAAGGATTCCACAATTGGATGGAAGGTATAGCTTGGTACCTCAGGGGACTCAAGCAAGAGGAAGCATTAAAGAGTGCCGCACAATTTGTTGCAGAAATGAACCAACCCGCTTTAGGCTTAACTGATGAACTTTATCAGAAGTTTAGCCAAGTTCCGAGAGAGATTATAGAAGCCATTGTGGCCTACGTTTTGAAACGTGTAGCAAAACGTGAAGTTGAACAAGCCTGCCAGCACACTCCATACATCGCCACACAACAATATGTTGCAAGAGGCGGCCAAGTCCCCTTCACATCAATAGACATAGGACCCGGCATAAAGAAAGAGTTTATGAACGAGCCGGTAATTCTCCCAGGAGGTAAGACAAGCGAAAAATACGTTTACGGTGACTTTGTTGACGAAGTGAAAACCTACTTCGTAGAATTCATGAAAGTCATGTATTACGGTGACCGGTACGGTAAACCGTTCAACTATCCCAAGCTTAACATCGAACTTAGAGAAGAGTGGATGAAACCAGAATTTGAAGAAGCCTACATTTGGGCCGCTAGGTTAGCTGCGAAGTACGGTTTACCATACTTCGTCAATTACCTTAACTGGAGGAAAAAAATCATCGGCGGCTGCGTTTCATGTTGCTCCCACACCTGGGGTGCCAAAACACCAGAGCAAGTTGAGGAATACATTACTGGAAATGCCGTCTACGGTGCCATACAGATGGACACGCCGAACCCTGTCGCCTCGGCTGCGCGGACTATGGGGAAGGATGAAGACGCATTCTTCGAGGACTTTGGAAGGATAATAAACGAGATAACGGTTCCTAGTCTGCTTTACAGGTACGAAGTTGTCAAGCGTATTAAACGCCTCGGTTTAGCCCCGTTGTATAACGTTAAAAGGCCGAATGGAAAGGACATGATTGTTCCCGAGGAAAGAGAGCTATTGATAGGAACTATAGGGTTCGCTGAAACCGTAGAAATTGTAACAGGATATCCGCTTTGGCATGAAGAGGGGTTGAAGTTCGCTGTTAAGATCTTGAAGTTCATGAATGAGTTGGCAAAAGAGTGGTCGGAAGAAACAGGCCTCATATTTGAGGTCACACGGACACCTGCAGAATCTGCGGCTGGCAAGCTTGCAAGAATACTTTATGAGCGCTACCCGGAAGTAAGACCTTACCTTAGGGGTAAATATCCAAACGTGTACCTCACAAACTCGGTGCATCAGCCAGTGGACGCGGACATCCCCTTGGATGAGCGGATAAAGAAAGAAGCGATGTTCGCCCCCTTGCTTGGAGGCGGCTTCCTCCAACACATATTCCTCAATGATGTATACCCGGATCCTTACGCTTTATGGAAATTCATAGTTAAGATCGCTCGAAACACGCTGACCGCATACTTCGACTTTACGGTGGACATATGGATATGCCCCGATTGCCGCTCACAAGGCAGAATAGATTGGAGAAACACTCACTTTGACTCGGTTAAAGAGTTGCTTGAGTTTAAGTGTCCAAAGTGTGGTAGCCAGAAAGCCGAGATATACTCCCGTATTACAGGATACTTGCAAGGAGTCAAAGGAACGTGGAATGATGCTAAAAGAGAAGAGTTCTTAGAGCGACGACGCTACAATCTTAACGTATACCCGTAA
- a CDS encoding thioredoxin family protein: MPVLGPFLGVLNAMIRKLIVFTQENCPNCPVAKKSAEKVCEELKIPFEIVDVKELSEELEFELLKNQIYVVSTPTIVAVRDDDMKALVLGEPVSYEELKNMLMNIMER, translated from the coding sequence ATGCCAGTGCTTGGCCCCTTCTTGGGGGTTTTGAATGCAATGATAAGAAAGCTTATTGTTTTTACGCAAGAAAACTGCCCGAACTGTCCTGTAGCAAAAAAGTCGGCTGAGAAGGTCTGTGAGGAGCTTAAGATCCCATTTGAGATAGTAGATGTTAAAGAACTTTCGGAGGAGCTTGAATTCGAATTGCTCAAGAATCAAATTTACGTTGTAAGCACGCCAACTATTGTCGCTGTTAGAGATGATGATATGAAAGCTCTGGTTCTCGGGGAACCTGTGTCTTATGAAGAGCTGAAGAATATGTTGATGAATATAATGGAAAGGTGA